GGCGAGTCCGGCCGCGTGTGCGCGGTGCACGATCTCGGAGTAGAGGGGCTTGTGGTGCCAGGTGTCGTCCTCGCCGATGTAGACGGTCAGCCTGAGGGCCCGGCCGGTGAGTGACGTCATCGCTGCCTCCTGATCAGCACCCTGCGGGCGGCGACCGAGGCGAGCCACACCGCGGCGAGGGCCGCGCACAGCGTCGCGGCGAGATAGACGAGCCCGAGGCCGGGGCGGCCGCCGTCGACCAGTCTGCGGATGTCGACGGCGTAGGTGGAGAACGTGGTGAAGCCGCCGAGGACGCCCGTGCCGAAGAAGGGGCGTATGAGGCGGTGAGCGGCCCACACCTCGGTGATCAGCACCATGAAGACGCCGATCACCGCGCAGCCGCTGACGTTGGTCCAGAAGGTCGCCCAGGGGAAGGCACCGGGCGGCGTGGGCCAGGCGAGGGTGAGACCGTAGCGGGCGCAGGCGCCCAGGGCGCCGCCGAGGGCGACCACCGCGACGACGGGTGCCTGGGTACGCCACTCGGACCGCCGCCGTGGCGTGGGGCGGACTCGGAGGCTCTCCGCTTCCGGGGCTGTCATGCGCTTACGTCTCCTGTTCGGCCGGCCCCAGGGGGCTCGGCCTGCCCCGACGGGTGATCACGGCCGGGCACCAGCCTACCGCCGGGTCAGTGGGGGGCGTGGCCGCGCGCAGACCGCGACGCCCGGCTCCCGGAGACTGCCGAGCACGAGGTGGTCGCCGGTCGCGCAGACGCCGGTGACCATGCGGAAGCCGGAGCGGCGGCGCACGAGGCGTCCGATGGTGCGGCCGGTGTCGTCGAGGGCCATCACCCCGATCGTTCCGCTCGGGCGGTACGGCGCGCGGACGGCGGCCCGGGCAGCGGCGGCGCGCACGGCGGGCGGGGCGCGGTGCAGGAGGTCCAGCGGCGGGACCCGCGGACTGGCGAGCGCGACCCAGACCGGGCCGTCGGTGCCCTCGCGCCAGAGGTTGTCCGGCATACCGGGCAGCGCGGCGAAGAGGTCCGTGCGGCCGGTGTGCGGGCCGGTGAGGTGGTAGCGGGTGAGACGGCAGGCGCCGGTCTCCGCGATCACCAGGAAGGAGCCGTCGCCGCCGGCGGCCAGGCCGTTGGCGAACTGCAGCCCGTCCAGCAGGACTTCGGGGTCACCGCCCCCGGGCGGAAGGCGCAGCAGCCGCCCGGTGCCGGTGTGTTCGACGATGTCGCCGATCCAGTGCTCCAGCGGGTAGCGGCGGCTGGAGACCGTGAAGTACGCGGTGCCGTCCGGCAGGGCGACGACGTTGCTGCAGAAGCGGAGCCGCTCCCCCGCCACCGAGTCCGCGAGGACGCGGACGGTGCCGCCGCCGGGGCGAAGACCGGGGTCGACGCGCAGCAGGCCGCGTTCCGCGTCGCACACCAACAGGCCGCCGTCCGGCAGCGGTTCGAGTCCGAGAGGACGGCCGCCGGTCTCGGCCAGCACCTCCACGCGTGCCGTCCGCGGGTCACCGAGGTCGTGGAGGCGCAGGATCCGGCCGTCCTCCACTCCGGTCAGTACGCGCCCGCAGGCGTCGGCCACCACGTCCTCGGGGCCGCGGGCGCCGAGGGAGACGTAGTGGAGCGGGACGAGTTCCGTGGGTCGGTCCATGCGCGGTGCCCTCCGCCGTCGGTCGGCCTCTCCCGCCCGCCGGCCGGGTGATCGCCGAGCCCTCTCCCTCCCCTCATGCTGCCCCGCCCTGCCTGGTCCGACCCCGGCTCACCAGCGCTCTCCTCACCACCCCTTCTCGAACACGCGCGCCACCTCGGCGATGCGGATCTCGTCGCGCCGGTAGTAGGTGCGGCAGCGCAGGCGGCGGGTGCGCAGCACGCCGAGCCGGGTGAGGAAGTCCAGGTGGGCGCGGGCGGTCCGGTGGCGCACGCCCAGCTTGGTGGCCACGGCACGCGCGGTGACTCCGGTCTCGGCGGGATCGCGGCGACCGGGCGCCGGGAAGTGGTCCGCGGGGTCCTTGAGCCATTCCAGAATCGTCTGCCGCATCCGGCCCGAGGGGGTTCCCATCATCCGTCCGCCTCCGTCCCTGACCTCCTCGTACGCAGTGTTCCCACTGTGGCCCGGGCAACGCCGTCGCGTCCGGCACTCGGTGACCGTTGTCCGGTACCGAACGGCCGTGCGACCAAGGGGTGTGCATATGACCCCGGAAAATCGGGGAAGGCCCAGCCGCCCCTTACGGCCGGGCCCGTCACCGGTGGTTCAGCGGTGGCTGAACCACGTCATGGAGGAGAGCGGCTTGTCGTCGTAGCCGAACAGGGCCTGGTTCTCCCAGCCGTTGCCGGAGGTGGCGTCGGTCGGGTCCCAGCCGTTGCCGGTGACGGCGGTCCACGTCGCCTCCCAGTAGAAGACGCCGAGGCCGCGGCCGTTCGGGACTGCCTCGACGATGCTCGCCACGTCGTTCATCCACTTGGTCTGGCCGGCCACGGTCGCCGGGTAGCCGGACACCAGTTTGGCGGTGGTGTCGATCTGGTTCTCCAGCGCGTCGTTGTTGGCCAGGGTGAAGGGATAGGCCGTCTCGGCGACGAAGACCGGCTTGCCGTAGCGGGAGGCCGCGTCGTCGATCGTGGTCTGGAAGTCGGACAGCGGGCCGTGCCAGTAGCCGTAGTACGACAGGCCGATCGCGTCGAACTTCACGCCGTTGGACACAGCGGTGTCGAACCAGGACCTGGTACCGGCGTCGTCACCGCCCTTGGCCAGGTGCAGCGCCACCACAGTGGAAGAGGAGACCGCCTTGGCCGCGTCGTAGCCGGAGTTGAGGAGCCCGGCGAGCTGGCTCCAGTTGGACGTCGACCCCTCGGACCACAGGATGCCGACATTGATCTCGTTGCCGATCTGGACCATGTCGGCGGTGGTGCCTTGAGCCTTCAAGGCGTTCAACACGTCGTAGGTGTGCTTGTAGACGTCTGTCTTGAGGTGACTGTATGTATGGCCCACCCATGCGGCCGGCTTGGCCTGGGCGCCGGGGTCGGCCCAGGTGTCCGAGTAGTGGAAGTCGACCAGGAGCTTCATGCCCTGGGCCTTGATGCGCTTGG
The genomic region above belongs to Streptomyces sp. CG1 and contains:
- the crcB gene encoding fluoride efflux transporter CrcB; translation: MTAPEAESLRVRPTPRRRSEWRTQAPVVAVVALGGALGACARYGLTLAWPTPPGAFPWATFWTNVSGCAVIGVFMVLITEVWAAHRLIRPFFGTGVLGGFTTFSTYAVDIRRLVDGGRPGLGLVYLAATLCAALAAVWLASVAARRVLIRRQR
- a CDS encoding ArsR family transcriptional regulator, whose product is MMGTPSGRMRQTILEWLKDPADHFPAPGRRDPAETGVTARAVATKLGVRHRTARAHLDFLTRLGVLRTRRLRCRTYYRRDEIRIAEVARVFEKGW
- a CDS encoding glycosyl hydrolase 53 family protein, producing MKFHPRRTIRVLLLPLVAGLALTVLTAQTASAASTLTNGGFESDGTGTATPSGWSEYGDTGASYTESGGHSGSYRLTQYSASAYKVEAYQYLSGLTNGNYALTAWVRSSGGQNAAYMALKNCGSAEQRTDLPISSSGWIRIVTPIKVTNNQCTISINSDANAGNWINVDDVTFTSGTTGTSIHGADISSLAKSEAKGGVYKTSSGATGDALAILKSYGMNYARLKVWVNPADGFNDKAHVLAMAKRIKAQGMKLLVDFHYSDTWADPGAQAKPAAWVGHTYSHLKTDVYKHTYDVLNALKAQGTTADMVQIGNEINVGILWSEGSTSNWSQLAGLLNSGYDAAKAVSSSTVVALHLAKGGDDAGTRSWFDTAVSNGVKFDAIGLSYYGYWHGPLSDFQTTIDDAASRYGKPVFVAETAYPFTLANNDALENQIDTTAKLVSGYPATVAGQTKWMNDVASIVEAVPNGRGLGVFYWEATWTAVTGNGWDPTDATSGNGWENQALFGYDDKPLSSMTWFSHR
- a CDS encoding SMP-30/gluconolactonase/LRE family protein → MDRPTELVPLHYVSLGARGPEDVVADACGRVLTGVEDGRILRLHDLGDPRTARVEVLAETGGRPLGLEPLPDGGLLVCDAERGLLRVDPGLRPGGGTVRVLADSVAGERLRFCSNVVALPDGTAYFTVSSRRYPLEHWIGDIVEHTGTGRLLRLPPGGGDPEVLLDGLQFANGLAAGGDGSFLVIAETGACRLTRYHLTGPHTGRTDLFAALPGMPDNLWREGTDGPVWVALASPRVPPLDLLHRAPPAVRAAAARAAVRAPYRPSGTIGVMALDDTGRTIGRLVRRRSGFRMVTGVCATGDHLVLGSLREPGVAVCARPRPPLTRR